The following proteins are encoded in a genomic region of Bradyrhizobium sp. SK17:
- a CDS encoding MFS transporter — protein MNTAIPYAAGRERNYMLPLAALTATYMQAVNISLPNAALPHIQGALSMGDDEVGWVFSSYIAASAVAMSMTSWLAGRYGRKALYQVALVLFAAGLVLDTLATTSLQFVFARILQGAASGPLGPLSLVVLLETQPPAQHARVNLLWSLCFLIGISSGPSIGGWLSEYHGWRSIFDVSLPVTAFIFVAMTLLLEEKRADWPRPFDFFGLATFSIGMIGLQMLLDRSERLDWFASTEIWIEASASVLGFYLFIVHVLTTKAHFLRTALFKDRNLVLSTVISFALGFVLLPTLALTSPMLEELLNYPVDTTGFMTIPRGVTLVGTVVMTSLAPVQMDYRPFMLGGMALVVYANWIMLGYSPAMDWQAVVQTGVLQGAGLGMLIPALGRAACGTLDPKLRAEGGALLNLSRLYGSTIGIAVVQIFFYNNTQAMHAALARDLTPYRAAAHLAGSIAAPGLAALNGLVTQQAAVVAVIDQFEILMFAMLVVSPLVLFLRKPRPAN, from the coding sequence ATGAACACCGCGATCCCCTACGCTGCCGGGCGCGAAAGAAACTACATGCTCCCGCTGGCGGCGCTCACCGCGACCTACATGCAGGCCGTCAACATCTCGCTGCCGAACGCGGCCCTGCCGCACATCCAGGGCGCCCTGTCGATGGGCGATGACGAGGTCGGTTGGGTGTTCTCCTCCTACATCGCGGCGAGTGCGGTCGCGATGTCCATGACGAGCTGGCTCGCCGGGCGCTATGGGCGGAAAGCGCTCTATCAGGTGGCACTCGTCCTGTTTGCAGCCGGACTTGTCCTCGATACGCTGGCGACGACATCGCTGCAATTCGTGTTCGCGCGGATCCTGCAGGGAGCTGCGAGCGGGCCGCTCGGCCCACTCTCGCTCGTGGTCCTGCTTGAGACGCAGCCGCCGGCGCAACACGCCCGCGTCAACCTGCTGTGGTCATTGTGCTTCCTAATCGGCATCAGCAGTGGGCCGAGCATCGGCGGCTGGCTCAGCGAATATCACGGCTGGCGCTCGATCTTTGATGTCAGTCTCCCGGTGACCGCCTTCATCTTCGTCGCGATGACCTTGCTGCTCGAGGAGAAGCGTGCGGACTGGCCGCGTCCGTTCGACTTCTTTGGTCTCGCCACCTTCTCGATTGGCATGATCGGCCTGCAGATGTTGCTCGACCGCAGCGAACGGCTGGATTGGTTCGCCTCGACCGAGATCTGGATCGAGGCCAGCGCTTCGGTGCTCGGCTTCTATCTCTTCATCGTGCATGTCCTGACCACGAAGGCGCATTTTCTCCGCACCGCATTGTTCAAGGACCGCAACCTCGTGCTTTCGACGGTGATCTCCTTTGCGCTCGGTTTCGTGCTGCTGCCGACCCTGGCCTTGACCTCGCCGATGCTGGAGGAATTGCTCAACTATCCCGTCGACACCACCGGCTTCATGACCATCCCGCGCGGTGTCACGTTGGTGGGAACGGTCGTGATGACGAGTCTGGCTCCCGTCCAGATGGACTACCGGCCCTTCATGCTCGGCGGAATGGCGCTCGTCGTCTACGCCAACTGGATAATGCTCGGCTATTCGCCGGCGATGGACTGGCAGGCGGTGGTCCAGACCGGTGTTCTTCAGGGTGCCGGTCTCGGTATGCTGATTCCTGCGCTTGGCAGAGCGGCATGCGGCACGCTCGATCCGAAGCTGCGCGCGGAGGGCGGCGCGCTGCTCAACCTGTCGCGGCTCTACGGCAGCACGATCGGCATCGCCGTGGTGCAGATATTCTTCTACAACAACACCCAGGCCATGCACGCAGCCCTCGCCCGTGACCTCACGCCATACCGGGCCGCAGCGCACCTTGCGGGTTCGATCGCGGCGCCAGGCCTTGCCGCGCTCAACGGGTTGGTGACCCAGCAGGCGGCCGTGGTTGCGGTGATCGACCAGTTCGAAATCCTGATGTTTGCCATGCTGGTCGTCAGCCCGCTGGTGCTGTTTCTCCGGAAGCCGCGGCCCGCCAACTAA
- a CDS encoding HlyD family secretion protein, whose product MQLVSVATTAAGTRFDGEVERPAFDRATVTPSWRFRERLRRPLMLAVPVIAAAFGATAYLAEESYVSTDNAFVRAAKITVNARVSGQAVEIDVHDNERVRQGQVLFRIDPEPYQIAVDEAEARLGGARLQIDALKATYRQQQAELQSAQDTAAFDEREYERKKALVSSDFTPRAVYERAETDLKVARQRVASIQQQIANTVAALDGDADIAIDRHPTVRAARAQLDHAKLDLSYATVTAPDDGVVTRVDDLQIGSFVNPGAPVFSLLSSRRIWIEANFRETGLTHMRPGQDATIDVDAYPGRRFRAHIVSMSPGTGSDFSVLPPENATGNWVKVVQRLPVRLELDEIDPSRPLFSGISVTARVDTGYRRSWRHPLHLADATEAAK is encoded by the coding sequence ATGCAACTTGTCTCCGTCGCGACAACAGCAGCTGGGACGCGGTTCGATGGCGAGGTCGAGCGCCCGGCTTTCGACCGCGCGACCGTGACGCCCAGCTGGCGCTTCAGGGAACGGCTGCGGCGGCCGCTGATGCTTGCGGTGCCGGTGATTGCGGCCGCATTCGGCGCCACCGCGTACCTCGCCGAGGAGTCCTACGTCTCCACGGACAACGCGTTCGTTCGCGCCGCGAAGATCACTGTCAATGCTCGCGTCTCGGGCCAGGCCGTCGAAATCGACGTCCACGACAATGAGCGCGTCCGTCAGGGCCAAGTGCTGTTCCGGATCGATCCGGAGCCTTATCAAATCGCAGTCGACGAGGCGGAGGCGCGGCTCGGCGGCGCACGCCTCCAGATCGACGCGTTAAAGGCGACCTACCGCCAGCAACAGGCCGAATTGCAGTCGGCCCAAGATACGGCAGCCTTTGACGAGCGCGAGTATGAGCGCAAGAAAGCGCTGGTCAGCTCCGATTTCACGCCGCGCGCGGTCTACGAACGCGCGGAGACCGATCTCAAGGTCGCCCGTCAGCGCGTCGCGTCGATCCAGCAGCAGATCGCCAACACGGTGGCTGCGTTGGATGGCGATGCCGACATCGCGATCGATCGCCATCCGACGGTTCGCGCAGCCAGGGCCCAGCTCGACCATGCGAAGCTCGATCTCTCCTATGCGACGGTGACCGCGCCCGACGACGGCGTTGTCACCAGAGTGGACGATCTCCAGATCGGCAGTTTCGTCAACCCTGGCGCGCCGGTGTTCTCGTTGCTGTCGAGCCGGCGGATCTGGATCGAGGCCAATTTCCGCGAGACCGGGCTCACCCACATGCGCCCCGGGCAGGACGCGACGATCGACGTCGATGCCTATCCGGGCCGCAGATTCAGGGCCCATATCGTCAGTATGAGCCCGGGCACCGGGTCCGACTTCTCGGTGCTGCCACCCGAGAATGCGACGGGAAACTGGGTCAAGGTGGTGCAGCGTCTGCCGGTCCGCCTCGAGCTCGACGAGATCGATCCGAGCCGGCCGCTGTTCTCCGGCATCAGTGTGACCGCGCGCGTCGATACCGGTTATCGCCGCAGCTGGCGCCACCCGCTCCACCTCGCTGACGCGACGGAGGCCGCCAAATGA
- a CDS encoding aldo/keto reductase: protein MTTPNALRDTRIALNHGSGHIPAVGFGTLIPDPLATRQATKAALEVGFRHLDAAERYRNEAAVGDAIQDAFKAGMVRREELFVTTKLWNTNHRPERVRPAFDASRQRLQLDDIDCYLIHTPFAFQPGDEQDPRDERGQVIYDRGVTLAETWQAMERLVDDGHCKAIGLSDITLEKLREIVAVARIKPAVVQVEAHPYLPEWELLEYCRQNGIVLLAFAALGHAMKPNLLEDAVIADIARRVHKTPAQVALAWAVQRGTAFLTTSTNPQRIQANFDITTLPEDAMQEMGDRITTNVRFNSVVRTGVPGFIPATR from the coding sequence ATGACGACGCCGAACGCACTTCGCGATACGCGGATTGCCCTCAACCACGGCAGCGGTCATATCCCCGCCGTCGGATTTGGTACCCTGATCCCGGATCCTCTCGCAACCCGGCAAGCGACCAAGGCCGCACTGGAGGTCGGGTTCCGACATCTCGATGCAGCCGAACGCTACCGCAACGAAGCAGCGGTTGGCGACGCGATCCAGGACGCCTTCAAGGCCGGAATGGTTCGGCGCGAAGAGCTCTTCGTCACGACGAAGCTGTGGAACACCAATCATCGCCCGGAGCGCGTCAGGCCTGCGTTCGATGCCAGCCGGCAGCGACTGCAACTCGACGATATCGATTGCTATCTGATCCACACGCCGTTTGCCTTCCAGCCCGGCGACGAGCAAGACCCGCGGGACGAGCGCGGTCAGGTGATCTATGATCGCGGCGTGACGTTGGCGGAGACGTGGCAGGCGATGGAACGCTTGGTGGACGACGGCCACTGCAAGGCGATCGGCCTATCAGACATCACGCTGGAGAAGCTGCGCGAGATCGTTGCAGTGGCCCGGATCAAGCCCGCTGTGGTCCAGGTCGAGGCGCATCCCTATTTGCCGGAATGGGAGCTGCTCGAATACTGTCGGCAGAATGGCATCGTGCTGCTGGCGTTTGCCGCGTTGGGACATGCCATGAAGCCAAACCTGCTGGAGGATGCGGTCATTGCCGACATCGCACGTCGCGTCCACAAGACGCCGGCCCAGGTTGCACTGGCCTGGGCGGTACAGCGCGGCACCGCTTTCCTCACCACTTCAACCAATCCGCAACGCATCCAGGCAAACTTCGACATCACGACACTGCCCGAGGACGCGATGCAGGAGATGGGTGACCGCATCACCACGAATGTCCGTTTCAATTCGGTGGTGCGGACCGGCGTGCCCGGATTCATTCCCGCAACACGGTGA
- a CDS encoding epoxide hydrolase family protein, with amino-acid sequence MTTAISPFRIAVGDDVLEDLRTRLRRTRWPEAELVDDWSQGAPLRWIKDVCQYWAETYDWRQREARLNRFSQFITGIDGLDIHFIHARSKHPEARPLIITHGWPGSVVEFHKVIDPLTDPTAHGGSASDAFHVVCPSLPGFGFSAKPTATGWGVDRIAKAWAVLMERLGYTSYFAQGGDWGSAVTTAIGGQDAAHCAGIHITLAMSTRPNVEGQPTPEEARALNGIKYYADWDSGYSKQQSTRPQTLGYALTDSPSGQAAWILEKFWAWTDCDGHPENILSRDELLDNVMLYWVTETAASSARLYWESFGPGKRTPHKVNVPTGVAVFPKEIVTPVRKWMQTNFTNIQHWNEMPKGGHFSAFEQPELFVREVREFFRKLR; translated from the coding sequence ATGACGACCGCCATCAGCCCGTTCCGCATCGCCGTCGGCGACGATGTCCTCGAGGACCTGCGCACCCGGCTGCGCCGCACCCGCTGGCCGGAGGCCGAACTGGTCGACGATTGGAGCCAGGGCGCGCCGCTGCGATGGATCAAGGACGTCTGCCAGTATTGGGCGGAGACCTATGATTGGCGCCAGCGCGAGGCGCGGCTCAATCGCTTCAGCCAGTTCATCACCGGGATCGACGGGCTCGACATCCACTTCATCCATGCCCGCTCGAAGCATCCGGAGGCGCGGCCGCTGATCATCACCCATGGCTGGCCGGGATCGGTGGTCGAATTCCACAAGGTGATCGACCCGCTGACCGACCCGACCGCGCATGGCGGCAGCGCGTCGGATGCCTTTCACGTGGTGTGCCCGTCATTGCCGGGCTTCGGCTTCTCGGCCAAGCCGACTGCGACCGGCTGGGGCGTCGATCGCATTGCCAAGGCCTGGGCCGTCCTGATGGAGCGGCTGGGCTACACCAGCTATTTCGCGCAAGGCGGCGATTGGGGGTCCGCGGTCACGACGGCAATCGGCGGGCAGGATGCGGCACACTGCGCCGGCATCCACATCACGCTTGCGATGTCGACCCGGCCCAATGTCGAGGGGCAGCCGACGCCGGAGGAGGCCCGCGCGCTCAACGGCATCAAGTATTATGCAGACTGGGATTCCGGCTATTCCAAGCAGCAGTCGACCCGGCCGCAGACGCTCGGTTACGCGCTGACGGATTCGCCGAGCGGGCAGGCGGCCTGGATCCTGGAGAAGTTCTGGGCCTGGACCGACTGCGACGGGCATCCGGAAAATATCCTGAGCCGCGACGAGTTGCTCGACAACGTCATGCTGTACTGGGTCACAGAAACGGCCGCATCGTCGGCGCGGCTCTACTGGGAGAGCTTCGGGCCGGGCAAGCGAACCCCGCACAAGGTGAACGTGCCGACCGGCGTCGCCGTGTTCCCCAAGGAAATTGTCACGCCGGTCCGCAAATGGATGCAGACGAATTTCACCAACATCCAGCACTGGAACGAGATGCCGAAGGGCGGACATTTCTCGGCATTCGAACAGCCCGAACTGTTCGTGCGCGAGGTGCGGGAGTTTTTCCGGAAGCTGCGCTAA